In the Drosophila teissieri strain GT53w chromosome 3R, Prin_Dtei_1.1, whole genome shotgun sequence genome, caatttacaaGATAAGGGCCCACAACCCGGCGACTGAATAACCAGAACCAGATCCCAGATTTCGAATCGGCATCGGAATCAGCCAACCAACAAGCGGCCACCGTTTTTGGGGCGTGTTGTCAAAAGAAGACAGCgagcaaaaagtaaacaaaacattcAGGGTGCTGttggggggaagggggaaaaGAATCACATTGAAAaaccttttaattaattatgcatcAGCGATTGTGTTTAAATAAAGCGAAACTCAGTCAAATCGGATTCAGAGGCTTTTTTGTTCGTGTCTGCGGGGGAAAAACGAGGGGcagatcatcatcatcagctgcCAGTGACAAACgcgcattacgcatacgccaggATGAACCCGTGTAGATGACGCCGATTAGATAATGCAGATAACTCTCCCCTGTCCTCCCCCCCAAAGTATTAACTCCAGTATATCGTGTTTGGCTCGGGATAAtctctttttatttactttctgaatattaataattactaAAAATAGGTAGGTCTTCTAAACTGATTCCAATAAGTGGCAGGGGTCAAAgataatttgtaaattattaatatgttcattatttaattattattacgtTGGTTATGGTGATTACAAATACTTTTACTGTTTATCCACCAAAGTTTCttcatattttctaaataagttgaagaattttattttgctttcaaATATAGGTTTGAAAATGATACATTCACTGTGCTATACAAGttgtatttttgcatttgcatggaAAACCCTTTTGTGCCACTCAAGATTTAATCTATGATCTACCCCGGCAAACCACAGAATTTCTACGAATACACCCTTTACCAATTGCTGAACTTCTTGGCGAGCCTGTGGCAATTGTTCATCGCTGGAGAAAAGAGTCCTCAATCTGTGCATTTGTCAATGGGTCGTCAGCCATGTCAGCCATGTCAGCAGCATGACTTCTGACACGATCGGAGGAGCAGcgaggagcagggagcagggaggGCAGGGTAACCCATATGCCCACATTCGATGTGACGGATGCTCGGGGGATGGGGCGCAAGCTAGAAGCCATCATAATTTAAACATGAGTGTTGGCTGCCACTGCGCACTGGGCTAACAATGATgcggctgcgactgcgactgtggCTGCGGTTTATGGTGAGTTTCGTGGCCGGGCTCGGTGGCTCTGAAGAGGATTCAGGCTGCGAGGAGCTGCGGTCTGTTCTGGTCTGGAGGGTCGTCCATTTGGCGGCCTTATCAGCGACAGCGATGGCAGATTAATCGGCCGCGATAAGAGCTCGAACCCTGGGCCTGGGATGTGGACACGATGACGGGCACGATGACGAGTGCGGATGATCGACCAGAAGAATGGAGTgctggcgatgatgatgacgatgacggtAGCATGGCTCCTCACCACTCCGCTGTGCGGATCGAAGTGCCTTCTCCTAAGCGCATGTACCATATATACCACTCGTCTGTATGTTCTTTGTTGTTCGATTTCGGTTTTATATTCTCATTTTTCGGGGCTATCCCCTACTCCTCCCCCTACTCCTGCCTGCGtggcattttcgcattttcggcTGGACTTTGGTGCAAAGGTGTGCCTGGGTTATGCGAAATATGCGTGGCGTTGTCGATCGGATCGGCTGGAGGGATCGGGATGTGGATCGGGATCGGAATCGGGATCTGCACTGCCATGGCCCAAAGTGGTTTAGATTAAAGGGTTTAGTTCGCTGCCTTgtgttatttcatttttggggCGTTATTTGCTCAGCGAGACGTGCGACTGCTTTTGACTCTGGCTTCGGGCTTTATGCTCTGcgttcttttattttttgttattttttcttatttttggtttgaCTGCAGGAAGATCGATCTGGCCGATCGGTCGGTGCACCTCATTGACCTCTCTTCATCTTCCAGTTCCCTTGGCCCCTCCAGACCCTTCCGCATCCCAGTGCCCGTCACCTCGGCATTTCTGTTGTTGTGCCCGCTGAACATCTGTCGATCTTGTTTGGCGATAATTTGAATTGAGTTTTCTCTCCAAGTTGGCCAGCCTTCCCTCACATGTGTAAGAAGTCCAGAGCATTGTGCGAGTTTGGTGAGTTGGTTGCCAAGGGGTAATGCCGGTAGGCGTGTTAATAACAGAGCTCATCCTCGTCAAATGGAGGCACACATGTGAAATGACACCCGATCTAGGCGCAGTGCAAAGCTTTCCCACAGCACTCAGAAAAAACACACTACAGTACTTCAATTTCTGCCGTTCAAATGGGCTTTTTATGGgcttcaaaataaattaaagttagTTTTTGAGtagaattttaaaacatttactGCTATACCTTTCAAAACCTAAGGGTATTATCATTAACTTTTTCTAACTTTCCCAAtcattttgaatattttttttaagtagCTTACTCAAGTTACCTGTGCTCAAATATGATCCTGAATTGGATCCTGAATTTGAAAGAAACTCTTTTCTGGGTGTACCTGTACCAGTATGACTTCCCCAGAACGTGTCACCTGAAATGGAGAATGGGAAAGGAGGAGTGAGAGGAGTGAAGTGGATTGGAGTGGAGGGCAGTGATGGTGGAACCCAACAGGAGGTTGAAGGAGGAGCAGAGTCCCAGGGTCTCGGCCAATCCGCCGAGCACGTTCAAGTCGTTTTCTCGCAATTAACGCGAAATTCTACGAATTGTTTAATTAGAACTCCAGTTTCAGTTCGCAGTTCTTCGGTGTTCAGGTTGCATCCAAAGGTCTGCGAATCCAGAGTTGCCTGCAACTCTGCACGTTTGTATCTTGTGGTGCTTGCTGCTTTTCCCTCTCGCTTGCTTGGGACTGCATAATCTTTTCTGTAAACATGAAACTCGCGCCATTATATCGAGCCAACGCTGTGGCAGCCAACGTTGAGTGTGGAATGGTATGGCTGTGGCATGGCTATGGGTATTGGGGGCTCGGATCTTGGCCAGAACCTGGCTGCTTTTTACATGTTCGCCTGCCTTGCGCCGTGTGGCAGcgatttgaaatttaaaatctgtGAATTTGAAGCAGTTTATCGAGACGCAACGCGACACAACGCGATGCGACTGCAGCCTCCACGTCCTTTCCTTAGGTGTTGTCCCCGATTCGGTCGGCCgattaaatcattaaatattcCGATTGTGTAGCGTtataatgaaatgtttttagCGCTTGTCTGACTTGGAATTATGCAGGGAATTAAAGGATCTCATCCCCCGGCTGCCTGTTATTTGCCAAGCGAGGGAACTTCTTTATATGTGGAACATGTTGGACTGTTGTCCCCGATAAGCGAAGATGTTCCAGGCATTTGGCGTATTTACTGGCTGTATTGAGAGATAATGCTGAAGACATAGGGGCTCTAAATTTGCATCAAATAGTTGTCTGTTAATGTTTATTACTGAATGTCTCCTATGCTACTTTTGACAGCATTTCTATGAACTAACAAGTTTGGTGTGTCTAACTTCTAATTTCAAATCCAACCGCCCGCTTGTCAATCGATAATCTAATCGCTCATCTAATGCGTCTGCTGCGTGATCGATATCTTTGAGCGCGTGCTGAACAGCTGACGCGTGCCATCTCTAATATGTAGGTGGAAAGCTCATTTCACAAGTTCATGTCATCATTTATTAAACGCGGTTGAGTTTTGAAAGTGATTGTAGCAGTTGTAAGTGTAAAGCAACTATGCGCCTAATACTCATCGTCCTGCTTTCGAGTGTCTCCGCCATTGAGTTCCCCGACTTGGAGGACTACTGCAATGATTCATATTGCCATATACTTGGCAGAAGCCGGAAGTATTCCGATAAAAAGGCTACCAAACTAACCGAGTTCCACATCGACATTTGTGACAAGGATGTGCTCCAACTTATGCCCAATCTGCGCACCCTGGAGCTGGAGAACTGCGACCTTCCGGACTTCACCATCAAAGACCTGTATCCACTGCCGTACCTAACAAGCCTTCAATTGCGAAGTAGCAACCTATTGAAGCTGGACGACGAACACTTTTCCAAGTGGCCAGGGATGCAGATCCTTGTGCTGGGCGGCAACAACATAACGAGACTATCCGATGAATGCTTTAAAGGACTACCTCAGCTCTGGCTGCTGTCGCTGCCGGGCAATGGTATTCGACTGTTGCCATGGGGTGTATTTGACACCCTACCAGAACTTCTGCATCTCGACCTTAGTGGCAATAGAATCGAAAATCTTCCTGAAAACATTTTCTCTGGCCTTCCCAAGCTGgagatgctgctgctcaatGGGAATCCCTTGATATATATATCGCCTACATCCCTTAAACCTCTAAGCAACCTACGCCttttggacctcagctactGTGGACCGCTGCCGGATCTTTCGTTGCCCGGTGCACATACCCTGATCCTCGACAACAGCGGTGTGCAGCGCCTGGACATTTTGGGCAGTGTCCATAAGCTGCAGGCGAGAAACAACCATTTAACCGAGATCAGATTACCCAACAAAAGCTCTGTTATCGAACTGGATTTGCATAACAATTTACTGACCTCAAACGATATTCCCAAGCTTCTAATGGGCATGTGGAGACTGCAGCGACTGGATCTATCCAAGAATCTCATAGGGATGTACGCCGCGGCCGGAAGCGACAATTCAAGCGAGCTCTTCATGCTGCCCAATCTTATGTATTTGAACCTCTCGGAAAATCGCCTGTCGCGTCTGCACTTCGATTCGCCGATCCCATGGGAAAGACTAACTCATTTGGATGTTTCGTACAATAGAATATATGCGCCCGCATATATCGGCATCAACGAGGCTTTCAATCTTCAAAGTCTGCATTTAGAGGGAAATTGGATTAGCTATTTACTACTATCATCCTGGAAACCGCATCCACGCCTGAAAGAGTTGGCTCTGTACGACAACAGATTCCCGCCTGAGGGCTATAAAAATACTACAAACTTCTTTAAAGAAATGGGAGTTAACGTTTTGGAGAAAACTCAATACAATCACTCAAACAACGCGTCTCCTTCAACTTGTAAGCCTTGTATACCAGCTGCCATAGATTTTCCTATAAGCAACGACACTAAAACAAAGTGCGACACAGTTACCGAAGCTCCTTCAACTTGTAAGCCTTGTATACCAGATGTCAACGATTTTCCTAAAGGCAACAACACCAACCAAAAGTGCGACACAGATAACGAAGCTAATCGTTTCAGCAACGACACTTATCGAAAATGGAACTTATGGAATGTAGTTACGCTAGTTTCCCTGAGTATTTCCTTGGCCCTTAACGCATTTGTAATCGTGCTACTCATTCGTTCAAGAAGAAGATTAGCATCGGCACTTGCCACAATGGATATGCTTTCCAACGACTTTGATGATCAAATTATGTTAGGTTAATCAGTCATTGTACTTAACATttacttatatatgtatgtaaactATACCtcaaatacaaataaggaaTCTCTGATGTCTtactaaaactaaatttaaaatgattccCTTTCTTTATTATACCTTTCCTTAATACTTTTTGAAAGTAGCTTTAATAAAAAACGACACACTACATTTACACATGAATTGGCCCACCCAGAGTTCAGAGTTTACGTTCCTTATCACCGTCCACACGAGGCGAAAGCTTTACTTTGTTGCTATAAGCGAAGCTCTCTTGGGTATTCAAATGGCCCCTTATCAGCAGTGAGTAAAGCTCCACTCGCCGATCCACAAATCCAGATGATAGGAACATGATGCTGTTGCCGCTTCGATCGAGGCTAGTGCACTATATGCAGTCCGAGAAAGCGCAAGCAAAGTGAACCGGAATAAGATGCATCTTTACATATATCTTTTGCTCGGTTTTTGCGGCTTGGCGGTGGGCGATGTACCTGCCGTTTACGATGCCACCGGACGCTTGAATCTCAGTGCCATTTGCCCGGGTTCCTTCTGCAGCTTGAGTGATCGGTCGGTGGCCTACTCCGCGACTCCGGATCTTCAGGTCCGGGAATTGCACTTGAGGAACTGCAGCCGCCATTCGATCACGTGGCTGGTTTTGAACCTTACGCCGGGTCTCCGGACATTGGTCATCCGCAACTGTGCCACGTACCACATCAGCACGGAGAGTCTGAGGCCAGTGGCCAATCTCACCTCGCTGCAGATGCAGGGCACGAGTCTTGGTGTCCTCCGGGATCGGATCTTCACCGCAGTGCCGCGTTTGGAGATCCTGCAACTAAGTCAGAACTTCATACACACGGTGCACATAGGCGCCTTCAAGGGCTTATCCAGACTGAGATTGCTGGGCCTGCAGGGGAATGGGATGCCTGAGATCCTGGCCAGCACTTTCGATCCTCTGGTGGAGCTGGTGCACCTGGACTTGAGCAGGAATCAGCTGACAACTCTGCCACAAAATATCTTTGCTAAAAACAAGAAGCTACAAACCCTGCTGCTCAATGGCAACCCGTTGAGAACTCTACAACCAGATGTACTCAGCTCGTTGCCCAATCTTCGAGTGCTCGACTTGGGACATGTTGGTGAACTGGAGGTCATAACGCTGGACCTACCCCATGTGCAGAACTTGGCTCTGGAGGGGAGTAGTCTTAGCAGTTTAGTCATCAATGGGGGCTTTATCAAACTGCAGGCGGGGAACAATGAGCTGAATCATCTGCAAGTGGGAAACAAGAGCGCTGTGATTGAGATGGATCTGCATGGAAATTTGCTAGATGGAAATAATACGGCCGCTCTTCTCAGAGGCATGTGGAATCTGCAAAGACTGGATCTGTCCAAAAATGTAATCGAAGCATTGCCATTACATGGAAGCGGATTCGATGCCTCCGGCTCCCAGGAGCTGTTCATTTTGCCCAGTTTAAAGTACCTGAATTTGGCGAACAATCGGCTGGTTCGCCTGCCTCCGGAGTCGCCAATCCTGTCATCGCATCTCAACTCTTTGGATTTGTCCCACAATCTGATGCTAACCCTCGATGTGGAGATACTGCGAAGTCTGGCGGTTCTGAAGGCTCTGTTCTTGGAGGGCAACCGCCTGAATGCCTTCGACTACCAGATGCTGCATGAGGAGCACCAGGATCTCACGGAGCTGGCGCTTCATGACAACCCCTGGTCACCCGGCCTATACCGCAAGATGTTTCTCTACCTCACCGATCGAGGAGTTCATCTGCAGGCGAGGCCCCAAAACCGTGTCCTGAACAACAGCAGCCGTGTGGATATCGATTGGCCACCGAATGAAAGCCAGGCGGAGGCTCAGAAACAGGATCCACCGGGAGTGACGGGCATACACCCCTACTGGACCCTAAGGGATATCCTTGCCTTTGTCACGCTGCTGGTGGTGATGCTCATTCTGCTGATGAATCTGTACCACATCCTGGAGGAAGAGGGCTGCCTGCGCAGGTTTCGTCATTGGAGGAGGTCCCGCTTCCATGGGCCGAGCACCTCCAGCACGTCCAGGAACAGTGCTCGACGCCTCAACGAGCAGGACTCCGAAGTATGAGCCTGGTCAACACATTGGCTTACTCGCTTACTCGCTTATCCTTTCTCCGTTTCCCAAAACAGCACAGCTCCAGTGAATAGCCGTGGGATGTAGCCAAGCTGCTCCGTAAGCGTTCCAAGTAAGCGCCAATTTGATGTCAATTTAGCGCTAGTCTCTGCTCTTTCCCAGCGTGCTGTGGGTATATCAGTTGCTTACCTACTTGCTTGCAGCTATCATCTGCTACCCTGTACTTATCCTTTGGTGGGAGCGTGCCGAAGTTAGACAATATACGCAAATACAAAGAATGTGATAgcaataaattacaatttaaatccGCAAGCCACGCAGTAGGTTAAACAAATCCTCTCGTTTCTATACTTACTTAGCCgataagaaaataaacatttataaatggaaatttataaGCCGTTAATCAGGTTAATCATAAACCCTGTATGTAGTATGTACTATCATTCCTTATCgcttattaaaatattgaacCTATTACTATCGCTAAGCACTATTTTATATAGGATATGGACACTGTCGTCTCTTTCATAATATGGctatatattttgcatatgaCTTCTTAGCTGCGAATAGATAGCAACAATTTACAGAGCAGAGCACTGAAAAGCTAGAGCTGCAAGGGGACAAAGTAATACAGTCAAAAAACTTACTTAAATAATGAGACATACAGATCACATTCAGAGAGCATCCATGTACCATTTAAGTAAcaatttctcgcagtgcagagAAGAGCTCACCGGACCAGGCGAACAAGATGCACTTACAAGATTCGGACAAAATAcgaatttaattcaaaataattgcaCGGCATGCACACGAGGACATGTGGAGTGCTCTTAGGCTGTGGGGCTGCTGTTGGGCCAAGACTAGTTAGTACTCCGCCAgcaagttggccaagaagaAAAGGGGAGGGGGAGTGGAGAGTGGCTAGACCTGGTTGAACATCGACTTTTCCGCCTTCGTTGCTGGCACTTCTTGCATGTTTGCTTCGAGGCCGTGCATTTGTGGCGTTTGCATTTGCGTAGACCTTGCCACAAGCCGACAttcatgcatatatatatatacatatatatatatatatatgtacatatatgcaggCATTATAGCCTCGACTTGCCCCGCCCCCAAGGATCGGGGCTATCCGCATGCATACGTATCAACATGTTTCGGGTGGAAATTTTGCCCGTGTTTATGTTTGGGGGTCCTCTCCTCGCTGGATTTTGATAGGGCATCGCAATTTCTCAgaaattgtattttgatttatttataatgttGCAGCGACATGCACATGCATCACACAAAGGCACCACGTTGTGgttgtagttgctgctgctgctagtgctgttgttgttgttcccgCTGTTATTGTTGCACATTTGgtagttgttattgttgttcttgttattACAGGGCATGCGAATCAAatcattttgattaaattagaaatatgcaaattatgtGCAGCTCATTAATTATGCGCCAGCAGAAGATTTGGCCAAGGCGATAAGCCGCACCAAGAGTTGGAGAGAGACAGGCTGATGCTGCAGCAGagagatgcagatgcagcgAGAGAAGGGgtgagaaagagagggggcaAGGGGAGCATCATCGATTGAATGCGAGCGAAAACGCGTCACAAATCGCCCGCAAAACGCGCGCAAATCGCATGGCAATTAAATAACTTCACACCGCGCGctaagtgggcgtggccgcaaACGCCCACACACGCCCAAAAATTTCGCATTTGAAATGTAAAGCGCACGCGGCTTTtctgtgaaaaatatttcaacgatttgtaaaaaatcgaaaggcaataaatgcatttttatccCTCAATTCTCTTGCTTTCGCAGGGGTGTGAGCCTGGGGTATGCTCGAATTGTGGGATGAGACTCAACCGAATCAAACAACAAATACTCACAGAtgtgaaaattgtttatattgttACAAATTACAATGGAAATAGCTGCTAATGGATATAAGTTAGTTGTGTCAATCCCATTATGATACCACactttgatatttatatttactgtAGGAactttgatatttatataattactGTAGATATCATACATATAAGGAACCTTGCTTGATACCCTCTACGGTAGCAACTATTCGATCCCTTGCTGCACCTAGGAACCTACTGATTGCAATTGCCACAAACCATAACGTGGGGCACCCCTGAGAAGGCACTGCGaaccgattccgattccgaatccgattcCAAAGCGAGCCAGGCCAATCCTGACCACAGCAATTTACCAATCGTTCATGCGTCCCATGGGCCGCCAGATTCTCCCTGCCATTGCGTGTATATCTCCGCCTCTGcacgcccccgccccctcGGCGAGCATGCACCACCCCGCCACCCCCTATCGATGTGCATTCGGAGTTCtcccccttttttgtttttggggtggGCGTTGCCGCGGAGGCTGTGCAAAGTGTAAATTTATGATCATGCGATTTTTAtcgaatgtgaatgtgaaaaaGAGTACAACGTTTTTTGCACTTTATAAACAAcggaggcagcagcagcagcagcaactaaaGGATAAAAAAGAGAAGGCCAAAAGCGGACTGGGCCGTCGGCCGAAcgcattattattaatactcGCACGCCGTCTGTCATGTTTTGTATTTAGTCAATTTTTATGTGTGGTTTTATTGAGCGTTTTTTAGCACTTTATGCTGCCAAACCGCGGCCACACCCCCACCCCCAGCCGCCGCCCGCCCCCTTCTGACTTCGGCTTAGAGCCAGGTTATGGGTTACGGGTTACGGGTTACGGGCTACGGATGACGGGCTATGGTCTGtgaattggattggattgggtcGGATTCGGCTGGTTCTTCCTCCTCGCCTGCCGTTGTCGATGCCGATCCATAAATCATGCGCCTTTTTGGGGGTCGGCGTTTATCAAATTTTCGCACACTTGGCTCTCGACTGCGCCTGGCTGGAAAATGagattttccaaaaatggcaaaacgcCTTTTGGCGGCGACACGCCCAAAGACAAAAGTGCAAGCAAAATCTCCAGATGCCAAACCCCCGCCCCCTGAGGCGTTTCCCAACCTTTTGAGCCACAGCACGACAATGACACTACGACCTGGCAGTCAGTCTGTCATCCAGTCAACCAGTCatccagtcagccagtcaacCAGTCATCCGGCCATTCAgtcatccagccatccagtcagtcactcagttAGTCATTCAGCCGGTTAGCCAGCTCACACGTGGCTAACTAGGGGGTGTGGGTGGGGGCTGGCAGGGAGTCGGCGTTAATGCGATTATTTTGTGCACTTTTGGCAgagttaataaaaattacttccAAGCCAGTGAATGGCATACGTCGTGGAGCACTAAAGACACTTTAATGGCGATAGACAATGACGAACCCAAACctaaaaccaaacccaagcccagtcgaaaatgaaaccaaagcaataatttttcatttttcccccAACATTAGTGGAAAGCAGCACTCGAAAAAAACACTATAAATAAGACAATTTCAAAAGCAGTTTTTGCAGTGCGAAATAAGTTTATAAAATGATGAAATGCTATATAACT is a window encoding:
- the LOC122620629 gene encoding protein artichoke, with translation MRLILIVLLSSVSAIEFPDLEDYCNDSYCHILGRSRKYSDKKATKLTEFHIDICDKDVLQLMPNLRTLELENCDLPDFTIKDLYPLPYLTSLQLRSSNLLKLDDEHFSKWPGMQILVLGGNNITRLSDECFKGLPQLWLLSLPGNGIRLLPWGVFDTLPELLHLDLSGNRIENLPENIFSGLPKLEMLLLNGNPLIYISPTSLKPLSNLRLLDLSYCGPLPDLSLPGAHTLILDNSGVQRLDILGSVHKLQARNNHLTEIRLPNKSSVIELDLHNNLLTSNDIPKLLMGMWRLQRLDLSKNLIGMYAAAGSDNSSELFMLPNLMYLNLSENRLSRLHFDSPIPWERLTHLDVSYNRIYAPAYIGINEAFNLQSLHLEGNWISYLLLSSWKPHPRLKELALYDNRFPPEGYKNTTNFFKEMGVNVLEKTQYNHSNNASPSTCKPCIPAAIDFPISNDTKTKCDTVTEAPSTCKPCIPDVNDFPKGNNTNQKCDTDNEANRFSNDTYRKWNLWNVVTLVSLSISLALNAFVIVLLIRSRRRLASALATMDMLSNDFDDQIMLG
- the LOC122620300 gene encoding insulin-like growth factor-binding protein complex acid labile subunit, coding for MHLYIYLLLGFCGLAVGDVPAVYDATGRLNLSAICPGSFCSLSDRSVAYSATPDLQVRELHLRNCSRHSITWLVLNLTPGLRTLVIRNCATYHISTESLRPVANLTSLQMQGTSLGVLRDRIFTAVPRLEILQLSQNFIHTVHIGAFKGLSRLRLLGLQGNGMPEILASTFDPLVELVHLDLSRNQLTTLPQNIFAKNKKLQTLLLNGNPLRTLQPDVLSSLPNLRVLDLGHVGELEVITLDLPHVQNLALEGSSLSSLVINGGFIKLQAGNNELNHLQVGNKSAVIEMDLHGNLLDGNNTAALLRGMWNLQRLDLSKNVIEALPLHGSGFDASGSQELFILPSLKYLNLANNRLVRLPPESPILSSHLNSLDLSHNLMLTLDVEILRSLAVLKALFLEGNRLNAFDYQMLHEEHQDLTELALHDNPWSPGLYRKMFLYLTDRGVHLQARPQNRVLNNSSRVDIDWPPNESQAEAQKQDPPGVTGIHPYWTLRDILAFVTLLVVMLILLMNLYHILEEEGCLRRFRHWRRSRFHGPSTSSTSRNSARRLNEQDSEHSSSE